The Verrucomicrobiota bacterium genome has a segment encoding these proteins:
- a CDS encoding c-type cytochrome has translation MNQSSPGIALLCIALAIHATESAYPQAPNAGSADRPLPPEQSLASFRLEPGLAVELVAAEPIVVDPVALCFDEKGRMFVAENRGYPTGPGDGYAPAGTIALLEDANGDGRFEKRTTFASGLTFPNGVLPWKGGLFVTCAPDVLYLKDTDGDGRADERRVVFKGFATNQSTQLRVCYPTLGPDNWIYLSTGLSGGKVTSPIYTNHPPVDVERNDFRFRPDTDQFEAADGKGQFGMTFDDFGHRFTCMNRVHIQHVVLPSRYLKLNPNLAFSETMQNVPEAMINDLLKGENRAARIYPISANITTADSHAGTFTAACGVLIYRGTALPEEYRGQPFACDPTGNLVHWDKLIPAGATFAARRARNDIEFLASTDNWFRPVFLANGPDGALYICDMYRKTIEHPEYLPDEIRKKTDFDSGKGMGRIYRVAGAKRPGAGGRVVSGQLSVVGKNRNMDFGKADVEELCAMLSHPSGWQRDAAQRLLIERQDRSAVPILESIVAGRRTPILGSPAGRFHALRTIEGLGSVHDLTLECALSDPLPGVREAALQIVEPRLRGGPDASKWLERVAAMAPDPDPRVRFQCALSLGEAELSLDRQMTNRSLRFKEKAALIEALASLALQDARDRWARAALLTSAHRYGQDLLDALIREPLPSVGNLPEFFAELGRTLAVDLPGFGPGGMLETTQIGFDSRAGFLAGCADGLRNRAPVRGSFTPLELWLSGTSDGKYGELLRNLFEEAQSILARTSEPAGRRLRAIALLAHADAKQASAALLPLLESQQPSEVQTAAVRALVQPHHSGAAAELLASSRWRSFTPAVRSAVLSALLTRQEFLPDVLAAIEAELLSPSVLNNAQRNRFLNHKDPAFRKRAEAVFKSAQSGDRMKAFEENKSVLSLRANARNGSAVFKQHCASCHRLDREGIPVGPDLFGIRNQPKEAILLHVLVPDYEIVPGFAGYVVETKDGRILSGLILSETPTSITLRQAQGIEENILRGQIAGLAASNSSLMPAGLEKAMSRQDLADLIAYLKGE, from the coding sequence AACAATCCCTGGCCTCCTTTCGCCTCGAACCCGGCCTTGCGGTTGAACTTGTCGCCGCCGAACCGATCGTCGTCGATCCCGTCGCGCTTTGCTTCGATGAGAAGGGCCGAATGTTCGTCGCGGAGAATCGCGGGTATCCGACCGGGCCGGGGGATGGCTACGCCCCGGCCGGCACGATCGCTTTGCTCGAAGACGCGAACGGGGACGGTCGTTTCGAGAAGCGGACGACTTTCGCTTCCGGTCTGACTTTTCCAAATGGCGTGCTGCCCTGGAAAGGCGGCCTGTTCGTCACGTGCGCGCCCGACGTGCTCTATTTGAAGGACACGGACGGCGATGGCCGCGCGGACGAGCGGCGCGTGGTGTTCAAGGGATTTGCCACCAACCAGAGCACGCAACTGCGCGTATGCTATCCGACTTTGGGACCGGACAATTGGATTTACCTCAGCACCGGGTTGAGCGGCGGGAAGGTCACGTCGCCCATTTACACGAATCACCCGCCGGTCGATGTCGAGCGCAACGATTTCCGGTTCCGGCCAGACACGGATCAATTCGAGGCCGCGGACGGCAAAGGGCAGTTCGGGATGACGTTCGACGACTTCGGCCACCGCTTCACGTGCATGAACCGCGTCCACATTCAGCATGTCGTGCTGCCGTCGCGCTATCTAAAACTCAATCCGAACCTGGCGTTTTCGGAGACCATGCAGAACGTGCCGGAAGCCATGATCAACGATCTGCTGAAAGGGGAGAACCGCGCCGCGCGCATTTATCCGATCAGCGCCAACATCACCACCGCCGATTCGCACGCAGGGACATTTACGGCGGCGTGCGGCGTTTTGATTTATCGCGGGACGGCGTTGCCAGAGGAATATCGAGGCCAACCCTTCGCGTGCGATCCCACCGGCAACCTGGTGCACTGGGACAAGCTCATTCCCGCGGGAGCGACGTTCGCCGCCCGGCGCGCGCGGAATGACATCGAGTTCCTCGCGTCCACGGACAATTGGTTTCGTCCGGTCTTCCTCGCGAACGGTCCGGACGGCGCGCTTTACATTTGCGACATGTACCGGAAGACCATCGAACATCCGGAGTATTTGCCGGATGAAATCCGGAAGAAGACCGACTTCGACAGCGGCAAAGGGATGGGGAGGATTTATCGTGTGGCGGGGGCGAAGCGGCCCGGCGCCGGAGGGAGAGTTGTCAGTGGTCAGTTGTCAGTGGTCGGTAAGAATCGGAACATGGATTTCGGAAAAGCCGACGTGGAAGAGCTTTGCGCGATGTTGAGTCATCCGAGCGGGTGGCAGCGCGACGCGGCGCAGCGGTTGCTCATCGAACGGCAGGACCGCAGCGCTGTGCCGATCCTCGAGTCCATTGTGGCCGGCCGCCGCACGCCGATTCTTGGCTCGCCTGCGGGCCGGTTTCACGCGCTGCGCACGATCGAAGGGCTCGGCTCGGTCCACGACCTGACTCTTGAGTGTGCCCTGAGCGATCCGTTGCCCGGCGTGCGTGAGGCCGCGCTTCAAATCGTCGAGCCCCGTCTTCGCGGGGGACCGGACGCCTCGAAGTGGTTGGAACGTGTCGCGGCCATGGCGCCGGATCCGGATCCCCGCGTGCGTTTTCAATGTGCGCTGAGTTTGGGGGAAGCCGAGCTGAGTTTGGACCGACAAATGACCAATCGGTCCCTGCGTTTCAAGGAAAAGGCGGCGCTCATTGAAGCCCTGGCTTCCCTGGCGCTTCAGGACGCACGCGATCGATGGGCGCGCGCGGCCCTGCTCACTTCGGCGCACCGGTATGGCCAGGATTTGCTGGATGCTCTGATTCGTGAACCCCTTCCAAGCGTGGGAAATCTGCCAGAGTTCTTCGCCGAATTGGGCCGAACGCTGGCAGTTGATCTTCCTGGCTTCGGCCCTGGCGGGATGCTCGAAACGACCCAAATCGGCTTTGACAGCCGGGCCGGATTTCTCGCGGGCTGCGCGGACGGTTTGCGAAATCGCGCGCCAGTGAGAGGGAGCTTTACCCCCTTGGAGCTTTGGCTCAGCGGAACGTCGGATGGAAAGTACGGAGAGCTGCTCAGGAATCTATTCGAGGAAGCCCAATCCATCCTCGCCAGGACATCCGAGCCGGCTGGCCGCCGCCTGCGCGCCATCGCCCTCCTGGCGCATGCCGACGCGAAGCAAGCCAGCGCTGCTCTCTTGCCGCTCCTGGAGTCGCAGCAACCGTCCGAAGTTCAAACCGCCGCCGTCCGCGCCCTGGTTCAACCGCACCATTCCGGAGCCGCCGCGGAATTGCTCGCTTCGTCGCGGTGGCGAAGTTTCACGCCGGCGGTTCGGAGCGCCGTATTGTCCGCGCTGTTGACGCGCCAGGAATTCTTGCCGGACGTGCTGGCGGCGATCGAGGCGGAGTTGCTGTCCCCTTCGGTTCTGAACAACGCCCAGCGCAATCGGTTTCTGAATCACAAAGATCCGGCCTTCCGAAAGCGCGCGGAGGCGGTCTTCAAATCCGCGCAGAGCGGGGATCGCATGAAGGCCTTTGAAGAAAACAAATCCGTTTTGAGCCTGAGGGCCAACGCGCGAAACGGAAGCGCTGTTTTCAAGCAACATTGCGCGTCGTGCCATCGCCTGGACCGCGAGGGAATTCCCGTCGGGCCCGATCTCTTCGGCATCCGCAATCAGCCCAAGGAAGCGATCCTGCTCCACGTGCTCGTGCCCGATTACGAGATCGTGCCCGGGTTCGCCGGTTACGTGGTGGAGACGAAAGATGGCCGCATCCTCTCCGGATTGATTCTCTCCGAAACGCCGACGAGCATCACATTGCGTCAAGCGCAGGGCATCGAGGAAAACATCCTGCGCGGGCAAATCGCCGGCCTCGCCGCGAGCAATTCATCACTGATGCCGGCTGGTTTGGAGAAGGCGATGTCGCGCCAGGATCTGGCCGATTTGATCGCCTATCTGAAAGGCGAGTGA
- a CDS encoding STAS domain-containing protein: MNPSPSNLLVAVANEVGFVKVIGRANVALSVHFKILLAKLQGNGFRNFVLDLGECATMDSTFLGVLVGAVLHSAGTPPEGSATCLQLLNPNQRVAELLENLGVAHLFAMLRGANPAEAALEPSAPTHVPASKEEITRTCLEAHQLLMAVNPENVPKFKDVAQFLAEDLKKLKEEAGGSG, translated from the coding sequence ATGAATCCATCACCCTCCAACCTGCTGGTCGCCGTGGCCAACGAAGTGGGGTTCGTGAAGGTGATCGGGCGCGCCAATGTCGCGTTGAGCGTCCATTTCAAGATTCTGCTGGCCAAGCTGCAGGGGAATGGTTTCAGGAATTTCGTCCTCGACCTGGGCGAGTGCGCGACGATGGACAGCACGTTTCTCGGCGTGCTGGTGGGCGCGGTTCTCCACTCCGCGGGCACGCCGCCCGAAGGCAGCGCGACGTGCCTGCAACTGCTCAACCCCAATCAGCGCGTCGCCGAATTGCTGGAGAATCTCGGCGTCGCCCACCTCTTCGCGATGCTGCGCGGCGCCAATCCCGCGGAAGCAGCACTCGAACCGTCAGCGCCGACGCATGTTCCGGCCAGCAAGGAAGAAATCACCCGGACGTGCCTGGAAGCGCATCAACTGCTTATGGCCGTGAACCCGGAAAATGTCCCCAAGTTCAAGGACGTCGCCCAATTCCTGGCGGAGGATCTCAAGAAGCTCAAAGAGGAAGCTGGGGGTTCGGGCTAA